The window AGGATTGAGAGTAAACAATTCAACACTGTTCTCCAATGTTTTACATAATTAATTTATCTTGAAACATCAGCAGATACTAAGGATTAAATGAGCAAGGAGACAAAACTAAACCTTCAAGTCTTGTAGTCTGCACAACTGCTGATAATACAAACTCTAAAGGAAATTACTGTTACCCCATGTGGCAATATTATACAGTAATAACTGGTGTGGGTTTATCTCAATCCTCATCATTTGCTTATTCCTCCTTTTTCCATATATGCACTGGCTTATATAAATTTCTGTTGTCATGTCAGCCTCTGTCCTGCACTCTGATCAGTCTGGATGGACTGCTGGAGCCACAGGAAGCCCCACTGTGGATAAAAAAATAAGATTACTGACACAATCCCATTGCGGGATCGGGGCATTAGATTAGTCATTTATAACAAGCTATATTAGTGCTgtgaataaaacatgaaaagttaaaaatatccACCAAGTGTTACTGAAAGCCAACACTAAGATTAGCTTAATGccaacattgaaaaaaaaaaaaaagttttaatcaAACTGCCAGCCTTACTTTTGATAGTAGGTGAGTTCCACTGGCTACTGTCTTCTAATTCTGGAtaaattctttttgcttttcagtttttaatgcaCATCAAATTCAGTGGCGAGTCTTGGATCATTCATGTGGCTGACTGAATTTGTCTGGCACTATCTGCATGGCAGATTTTACACTGTAGCCAGGGTGTGCAAGGTGCTAGTACCAAGCTTTCCACGCTATCTGAAATAAACTCTGCTCTACAACAACAAAACTGACTTTGAGGAGTCTACTGGAAAGGCCAAATACAGATCAGCACTGAGGCCTGACTATGAGATCATACACAGAGCAGGAAACAGGTTCCTGTCTACTTACCTATTTCAATACAACTTTGATCTGTTTCTTCAAAGAACAACAGGTTGCTTATGGCTTTTAACTAGACAGCTTTAATGACAATATTGGTCTTTCTGTTGACCAACCCTAATGACTGGCTAAAAATCCATGTCGTCTTTTATGACCTACTTGCAATACCCTAGCATACAAGATTTTTTACTCAGGGAACTCAGAAATATCAGCTGTACCAACATTTCTAACAGTCAATCGGAGGGAGAAAACAAGGAATAGCCCAAAAACATCCCAAGAAAATCTCACTGCTGGGTCATATGCTCCTGGCAGAAGATGCCTGCTGTCTCAAACTTACACTTGCAGTTTAGCAGAGCCTGTGATAACACTGGCTGGATAGCCCTGAGATAATGGTATATGAAATTTTTACATCATGAACTGAGCAGGCATATGaagaagcagcatttcattttttatattaattaaTGTTTAGCAACAGAGTAACTGCCACAGCCTCAAAAAACTAACTCGGTGCAAGTGCCAGAGGGATTTAGATATACTCTGTTGAAATCCATCATGCCTTCAAAGACTACTAAACCTTCAAAGGAGAAGCCGCTGTCCCGCAGGCTGTTCATCACAGACCATCACATCTGCAAGAGCAGAAGCCGACGGGAGATTTGTGCCCGCTCTGCCCCACCTGGAGGCCGTCTCCATCGGCTCCGGGGGCATCACCGCCCTGGCtccagggggctggggaggactGTTTGCTCCCCCTGCAGTGGGAAGCATTTATTGCACACCTAAATGAAGGCCGTAGTTTACACCGAAATTAAACCTGGATGGGCTTTAGGAGACGGTCAGGCTTCCTGGCACTGATACAACTTTTCGGTCCCCATTGTCCCTGCACTAGACAGCAAATATGGTCAGCATCTGTATTTACTTTTGTCCCAAATGCCTCTGCCTATATATAGCTTTGTCACTTTTGTGAGGAAACCCTAGATATATTGCTCCATTTCTGACACTATGCAGCAACACTTTTAAAGACAAACCAGCTACCAGATGCTTTGAGTCCTTATTAActcaaactgagaagaaaaagccTGAAGTTAGCTGAGAGAACATGCGTGTAAGGGTCGCAGCACTACGCCGTGCTGTGCAGCAGTTAACCACAAGCAAGCTGTGCTTTTGCTCTGTTAATCAACTTTTCGGTTACTCTGCGATTATCTTACATACAAAAATTTACTCAACCAAGGAACTCTGATTTTGGTGGTCAAAGATGCCTTGAGAGAGTCTCACCTGTTTTGCCTTATCACAGGGAGAAGCCTCACagacaaaaaacaaatcaaacactTATTTTCAGTCTTACAGCCCTAACTTCAGTAAGACTCCTGCACTTTGAGgttcctttattttctcctgcCCATTATGAAAACAGCCATGGGGTCTCTGACTTTTACACGCCCAACACAATCTGCCAGTGACTCGACCACCGGCTCCAGGACTGAGGGATGAGAGGAACGATTTTAACAGTGCTCCGTGTGAGTTCGGGGGCCATTCATGGCTGCAAGTGTACGTACCTCATTCTCACGGATTTCACGGAATTTTAGACTACAACCAAGAAGTCCCGTCATTGTGTTTAACCCTCAGCTTTAGCTTCCTGCAAGGAAAAGCAATGGGAAGCGTcccaggagagctgcagccctgcccacgcctggcagaggggagcagaCCCTCCAGCCGTCCCTACCTTCCCGGGAGGGCCCCCCGTCTCCCTCAaggaaggcggcggcggccgcccatCGGCTCTGGCAGGGAAATCCCTCCCGTCCCCCTGCGGCGGGACAGCGAGGGCCCCTCCTGCGCCCACACcccgcggagggcggcggggagcACCGGGGCGGGGCAGGCCAGGCCACCCCCGGGCCCTACCTTTGAGGAGCCGCCGGAAGGTCTCCTTGCCCATGTCCTGCACGCCCCGGGCCATGGCCTCCACCTCAGCCGGCACCCGCGGCCCCAGGAAaccgccgccgcggcccccgccgctgTCGCCATGCCCGTAGGCCGCCCCCGGGGCCTTGCCCGCCGCCATGGCAGCGCGGCCCCGCCtggcgcggccgccccgccccgcgcgctgGGGGCGGGCACGCGcaggctcccgccgccgcggcaggGGGCGCTGTGCCGTCGCGCCGCAGAGGGCTGGCGCCGGAAGGAGCCCCCCGCGCGCCGGCCGCGAGACTGAGGCGCATCCCGGGACCGGCCGCTCATGGCGGCGCTGGCGGCTCGGCCGCTGCGTGCGTGAGGCGCTCGCCGCCTCCTCCCACCGCCGGGCTGCGCCGGAGCCCTTCCCGGTCCCGCCGCCATGACCGAGGAGCCGTACGAGAAGTTCCTGGCCCCCGAGGAGCCGTGCCCGCTGCTCTCGCACCAGCACCCGCCGCGGGGCGGCAGCTTGAGCCTGAGCGAGGAGGGCTGCCTGGACGTCAGCGACTTCGGTTGCCAGCTCTCGTCCTGCCACCGCACCGACCCGCTGCACCGCTTCCACTCCAACAGGTCCGCCCGCGGCTCCGCGGGGCCCCCACGGCTGCCGCCCACCCGGCGGGCCGCGGCGGCTGGGGGATGccgaggggcggggggcggcgcggggctgaGGCGACcggaggcgcggcggcggctgccgcccCTGGCCGGGGACCCGTCGGGCAGCCCCcgaggcagcggcggggccggagctgcctccccccgctccccgaCCCGGTACCAGCCCGGCTATGGCTGTGCGGCGGGTACGCCAGGTAGCCCGCTCGCACGCCCGGTAGCCCGCTCGCACGCCCCTTCCCGTTGACAGGGTGGTGTGTGAGCTTGGTCTGGCTTTGGCTGATGACGTTTATGTTGTTAGCGTGAGCTTGGTTCGTTTTTAAGATGTGTTTATTCCTCTCCGAATTTCTTAAAACGCAGTTTTGAGCACTGTAGGATGGGCAACTAGAGAGTGATGAGCTTATAATAATTAAAAGCAGGCCTTGCGTCGACATCAAGCAAACCTGGAGAGGTTCACAATGAGTCAGGCAGCTTGGTGACTGCACCGATTCCTGCAGAAACATTTCCATCCCATGCTACTAATTAAGGGCAAATTATTATGTCTGTAATCTGTAGAAAAGGTCTAttctaaaaatgtaaatgcatctCTATAAAGAAATTCCAGTTGTACTTATAATACCAAAACCACTGTCCTGCTTACCTAAGACCCTATTTCTGCTACTATTTATGCATAGTATTAAACTTGAATATAGCAACAGCTTTCTTTGAGAACAGTTTGTGAGCTTTCAGTCTTGAACGTATGTGTGGGATAGTTTTAGTGCCTGTTCCAGAGCTGCAAGATACTTTTACTGGTTGTTAGTGTTTCTACTGCACCATAATGAAGAGTAAATAATAAGGTAATTTTTCAATTGAATTTATATGAAATCGTGGAAATGACACTTTAAAAGTGTCATTCACAAGGGCGTGCTCTTAATTATAGATTCTTAAATGATTCAGCATGAAGAGCCTTGATGAAATATGATGTGCTTTCTTGCATTGTAAGACCCAATTGTGACACGAGCAGTAAGATGTATTCGTAGCATATCTGTAAGACAAATGTCTGATATTCACCAAATTTGCATGTAATTAATTTTGTACGTTTCTCTTTGTATTGCCTTTCACTTCCTGAGTGTGTTATTCAGGCTCGCTCATTTTACAAACCCAGGTTTGTAACCCAGGCATCTTGAGTGTTTCCCCTCTCTGGGCAAGGACATGCCCTGTCTTGCACTGCTTAAGCCCTTGCAGATGCACGGTTCAATCTGTGGTGTTTGCATAaggctttctgtttttttaaagttacaagtGATTTCAATGTAGTTCCCTCCTCTTGTTAGTCCAGTTCACCCCAGCAAGTGCAGCAGGCCCCCTAGGTATGAGAAGGCGAGGGCTGACTGCCTGTTCCTGCAGTGATACTGTGTACCTGGAGTATCTGTGCGTAGTTGGTTGGTGCTAGACACCCTGTACTTCATCTGTGTTTTGATGGGTCTGGAAACTTTGTCCACTCTATCTTTCCTTTCATCGATATTTCATGAGTACTGCAACTGTAGTACTGTTCAGAAGCATGCTGTGTCACCACTCTCATATTCTACTCTGTACCAATTGATTGCCCTGCCCACAAGAGTCTGTGCCAGTAAAACATCGCACATGTTTAAGGGAtgcagaaagggagggaggacAAGTTTTTGAAACATCTTTCACATTGGATGAATTCACTGCTGGCCAGATAGATGTGGGAGTCACAAACATATTTAGCCAACCTGTATACAGCTTAAATAACGACGGGGAGGACCAGCCTTTCTGGGTGATGGCATTGCTCAGCTTTTGCAGTTGGATAGAGGAATGTTTTTGTAGTTAGCCAGGCTGAAGTGGATGGGCTGATGGAACGGGAGTTGATCGCATGGGTTTGCGTGGTGAATGTTAGAAGCCCTTTTCAAATTGTTTTGGCTGTATTGCAGTGCTGTGCTGACTCATAGTTGTCTCGACCTACTTTTCACCAATATGTAAAATAAATCCAGATATGGAGACTGATTTCATGAGCTTGTTAAATTCTGACTTACTCTCATTAGAGTGAAAAAACCTGTTCTGTGAAGTTTGAGTCCTCCATTGCTTTCCTTTAGCAACAGCATTAActagcttttaaaatgaaattatgaggggaaaaaaatgtttagttttggCGTGGTAGCATTTTCACACAGGTCATTTTCCCATCTTGCACTGTCTCATTCCAACAGCATGTCCAATATTTTTGGCATTCAGAGTTGAAAATAGTGAATAATGGAGCCTAGGGTATATCTATGTGTTTCTTTATTAAGCCTTAGTTTTGTGTGGGATTATCAACCTAGAATTTCTTTTTGACTTCTATTTGCCCTGAAGGCCAGCTGATTTACTTCTGAGTTTTGCTTATTTCAATTTACATGGAAATTTAAATATCCCAGCATAtgggaaattatatttttagttcaatgtatttaaaaaaacaaccaacaccctcccccccaacaaacaaacaatttaCACACTGCAGGAATCATGGCTCTGGAGTGGAAACTGTTAATGTATTAGAATAAAGATGTAATTATACTAACTGTCTGTGGATTTTTGCCTTACCATTTTTAATGTTGAATTCCCTTTGGTGTTGTTTAGggacctttaaaaatgttttaaaatagaatacTTGATTTTACATAATTATAACTTATTTCAGTAAAATCCATGTGTAATGTTACTGACAAGCAACGTGGAGATAGTTTTATGAAGCTGAAAAGAGTTTATCAGCATACACGATGCCAATATGTttcctgctttctgttttgtCCTGTTTTGCAGGTGGAACTTGACGTCCTGTGGAACCAGCGTAGCCAGCTCAGAGTGCAGTGAGGAGCTGTTCTCATCAGTTTCAGTTGGTGATCAAGATGACTGCTACTCTCTGTTGGATGACCAGGAGTTCACCTCTTTTGATTTGTTCCCTGAGGGTAGTGTCTGCAGTGATGTCTCTTCTTCGATCAGCACATACTGGGATTGGTCAGACAGTGAGTTTGAGTGGCAGGTAAACTAGTTCCGCTGTAAATGTAAAATTTTGTATAGACTATTAAGTGCTGGGTTTAGCTTTAATTTAAAAGACCTTGCCATTTGTTTCTTTGTAACTACTGAGCAGATATCTGAATCTTCAGCAGTAAAGAAAACGTTTTGTTCCGTTTTGTTCCAGTGTTCTTAATCTGGGGGAGAGACTGAAGGTCAGCTCTTCAAAGAGGGACGCTTACATATTATGGTAGTTTGGGTTTAGTGACAACACGTGTCTTCTAAGCAGGAGCTCAGATCCTCTGTACTGAGGATCTGCCCTACTAATGAAATCTGGTTATAGATGTCTGCTTCCAGTGATTAGGTTGTGTTAAACCTTCCTTGGGAATGGAGCTGGCACCTAGGTAAAGTGAAGAAGCTCTTGCCATAGCctatttccatctttttttctgtgccagTAAGAGTACAGAGCTCACTTTGTCTCACCAGGATGGGAGAAATGTGAAGGTGAATCACGCCCTCCTTTTTCCTAGTCTCTGTTGGATGCAGTCTGGGTCAGGTATCTCTAGTTTGTGGTAGTCGTCTTTGTTCAGCAGTTTTGCAATTGTGATATGCAAATCTTTTTATATATTATAGACTTAAATTGACTTTTTATATTATAGACTTAAATCAACTGTGAATGTATGCATAACTTTGAAATAGGAAACATGGTGCTTCAGAATATACTGAGGAATGCTTTTAAATTTTGTCATAAAGCTTAGTCAAAACATGTACAGAGCCTTTGAAGTGCCAGTATAAGAACCAAAAATACTGATTTCAAGAAAGCGCAAATCTTGTTCCAGAAGATGCAGATGAAGTTAAGATAATGTGGACTGAGATTAGCTCTGAATTTCTGACTGTTTTAGTCTAACTGCTAGTCTCTATGTATATTGTATCATAGAAGCTACAAGTGCGTTTGTATAATGCGGCCTGTAGGAACAACTCAGATTGGATCCCGAAGAGTCAGAGCTTCGTCGAGTTGTGAAATTTTAATTGCCTGATAAACTTGGcaattgttttgaaaagaaacaatttccCGTGTCTTAGTTAGCTGGCAGCATGTTTGATTAGTAActagcttttttttattattctttgttttttaaaacaagcatttcTTAAGAGACATACTTGATTGGACTTGTAGAATTTTGGAAAGACTTTTTTGTGGCTCTTTATGGTGTTATCTGGCAATATCTGAGCATGAGTAATCCAACTGTCACACTCAGACTGGAAGTGCATTCAGAAGTTACATGTCAGTTGTATAAATGAAGCTAGCTAAAGTTCTGCAGTTGCTTCCAGGAAAATGACAGTGATTTTAATTGAATTGTCTTGTGTAATTATGGGGTGTGGTATAAATTACAAAACTACTTTGAAATGATCTTCCTTAAACTAGACTTATGCTTTAAAATGGGAGGTTTAGATTCAGGTTTGGATTGTAATGGACAATTTACACTGATGGAGAAGGGAAATAGTTGAAATGCCACATCattctgctgttttcttaaatgcaaatttttaaaaagaggattgATAAGCAGAGCATAGTGTGAATAGAGTTTGCTGCACTTGCTGTTTGTTGGAAGGTTCAAAGGAGTGCTGCAGGATTATGAGTAATTATTAAGTTGTTAGAGTACATAGATAAGCGATGCTTTGCTAATTTGACAGTATGTTTTGAATTGTTAATAGTGTTAGAATGATTTTAAATCTGCCTACTGTATTCTAAGGCTTTGTTCTTTCTCTTGCATATTACAAGTTGCCTGGCAGCGACATTACAAGTGGGAGTGATGTACTTTCCGATGTTATACCTAGTATTCCGAGCTCTCCTTGTCtgcttccaaaaaagaaaaacaagcatagGAATCTTGATGAACTTCCATGGAGTGCAATGACAAATGATGAACAGGTGAAATCGACTTTTTTCCTATGTGAGAACTGTAATATACAGAAGATCTTTCAATTTGTGCCACATCTTGAAGGACATACTGATTGCTGTAGGTGTAAATGTAGACCTATTCAGAACTACTGGATTATTGCAACTAAATCTTCTTGTCTTCTGCATCTGTAGTAGGCAGTTTAACATCTATGCAGGTTTTCACCCTGACTTTCTGAGGATACTCGATGAGCATGTTTTATTCTGTTGGtccttgctttttttcatttggaatCAATACTACTTTAATACTGCCTTTCTTTGGGTCTTAGGTTGAATATATTGAATATTTGAGTCGCAAAGTCAGTACAGAGATGGGCCTTCGAGAGCAACTtgatattattaaaattattgatCCTACTGCTCAGATCTCACCTACAGATAGTGAATTCATTATTGAATTGAACTGTCtcacagatgaaaaactgaaacaGGTGAGTTAAGGTTTGTACATTTGACTTTGGGGTTTCAGCATCTGATAGGCCTTGCAAAATCTCTTACGGAGTTGTGATCAATTTTTATACATAGTCATTAGATACAGGGAGATACACTAGAGCATGATATTGTCAATGAGGGAAAACAGAGTTCAAAAGCATATTGTATGTAATAAACCTTTATATGAAAGACTGTGGTTATATATTCTCAATATGCATTAAGCCTAAACAGGTGTGTGTGTAGTGAGTTATGCTGTGGGCCCAGTACCACTTATGACAAAGCATATTCTACTTCATGACCATCAACTGCTTGAGGGTCTTCATTTGCTCGCTGGATACAAACTAACATTTAAAACTCCGAAGGATTGGAATTCATTGGGGAAGACCATAAATTTCATGTAAAAAGGgatacagaaaaatgtgttttaaagatgtTACAAAATACAAATTAGAACAAAGCAGGGTACCTGATTGATCTAGATATATGCTACTGCTTTTTAGTCTTTGTACTATTGTGATGTGTTGTTGGGAAAAGATGCAGTATCCAAACAAGTAGAACTCCTCAGTGTTACTCTGTGATTGTGATGAAGGGAAAGattgaaaagggaaaacattCACTGCTCTTATGGGCTCGGCCTATTTCATATTTTGAACGTTTTATAAGTGTCATCTTAAAGTAGAAAAGTACCACTTTCCTTACACCCACCTTTGTTTGAGTATACCTAGCAAAATAAAGGGGTTTGATACATTAGGTAAACAACTTAGTTTAGTTGAACTTGACTGATATTTGTGTTTGGTGTTACAATAGCTTACTGTTATGTAGTAGAAAATTTATGGGGCaggataggggaaaaaaaaaacccaaatctcgTTActtagttttcttccttccataATGAAGTTAATATTAACTTAGTTCTTGGTTAAGTTCTCTTGATGACTGCCAGATGGGTTGGGATTTAAGCAGCCACAGCAAAATGTTTTAAGACTAACTGAACTGGTCCAGTAACTTGATCATTATTAATAGGCAAATTGTGTTTTTTCCATGAAAAGGAGTATCTCTGTACAGTATTTATCAGGTTTCAGTAATTCTGCTGCCTCTGTTCTAAAGGTGAGAAACTACATCAAGGAACATGGACCTCGTCAACGGTCTGCAAGAGAAAGCTGGAAGAGGAGTAGCTACAGTTGTGCAAGCACCAGTGGTGTGAGCGgtgccagtgccagcagcagcagtgccagcatgGTCAGCTCAGCAAGCAGCAGTGGTTCTAGTGTTGCTAACTCCGCTTCAAACTCGAGTGCCAACATGAGTCGAGCGCACAGTGATAGTAATTTGTCCACAAGTGCTGCAGAAAGAATCCGGGATTCAAAAGTAAAGTTTCTAATTATGTACATGTGCATTGAGCTGTCTTAACTTGTTAAGGTTGCTTATGTGATCTTAACTGGGATATTTGTACTGAAGGAGCATGGTTAGTAACTGAGGATCTGCTGAAGTTATCTGGCTAAACCAATGCTGACTGTTTCCTCTGACATGGCCATAAGGAATTTAAACTTGTGCTCTTCCCATCACTTCTCTTCTAAATGAAAGCCTGATGTTTGTATGTAGTAGATCTTCTCATTACTTTTGTTTAGAATAAGGTGGGTGGGGTTCAAATAAGGGCTTATGCATCTAACTTAATTCCTTGAATGAACacacagttttataaaaaaaaaaaaaaattattcaagactGATCAACCTAATCTAGGCATAATTTTTGGATAGCAGACTGTcttagttgtggtttttttcccagccagAAGTTTCATCAGGCTTTTTGAATCTTCTTCAGTTTATTTTCCCAACATGTCTCATGAGATTACTTGGTGAAGCGTGTTTCAATTGAAGTTGAATTACTGAGGCACTTGTCCTCTCGCCTTAAATCCAAGAGTGAAGGGGAGGAGCAGTTCCAGCTTGCTCTTCAACATGTCAGGTTGTTACTGTAAGACTGTAACATTTCCCGTACAATAAAGATTCTTCCAGTCAAAGACTCAGCTATGCAACATCCCATGTTGTGCCTCGTAACTCAGACGTGGTAAATGGTCTTGGTATTGTAATGTTGGATATG is drawn from Strix uralensis isolate ZFMK-TIS-50842 chromosome 13, bStrUra1, whole genome shotgun sequence and contains these coding sequences:
- the FAM199X gene encoding protein FAM199X encodes the protein MTEEPYEKFLAPEEPCPLLSHQHPPRGGSLSLSEEGCLDVSDFGCQLSSCHRTDPLHRFHSNRWNLTSCGTSVASSECSEELFSSVSVGDQDDCYSLLDDQEFTSFDLFPEGSVCSDVSSSISTYWDWSDSEFEWQLPGSDITSGSDVLSDVIPSIPSSPCLLPKKKNKHRNLDELPWSAMTNDEQVEYIEYLSRKVSTEMGLREQLDIIKIIDPTAQISPTDSEFIIELNCLTDEKLKQVRNYIKEHGPRQRSARESWKRSSYSCASTSGVSGASASSSSASMVSSASSSGSSVANSASNSSANMSRAHSDSNLSTSAAERIRDSKKRSKQRKLQQKALRKRQLKEQRQARKERLSGLFLNEEVLSLKVTEEDHEGDVDVLM